From the Micromonospora echinofusca genome, the window GGCGGAACTGCTGGTCCGGGCGGGCTGTGCGTTCAAGTTCGCGGCCACCCTGGAGCGGGTGGAGTTGCTGGTGTCCGCCCGCTACGACCGGGGTGGGGCCGGCAAGTTCATCACGGTCTACCCCGCCGACGACGCCGAGTTCGCCGCCCTCGCCGCCGCGCTGCACGAGGCGACCCTGGGCCTGCCCGGTCCGCAGATCCTGTCCGACCGCCCCTACCGGTCCGGCAGCCTCGTGCACTACCGCTACGGCGGGATGAGCGCTGCCGCGGTCCTGAGCAACGACGGAACCTACGAGGGCATGCTCACCGCCCCCGATGGCAGCCAGGTCAAGGACCAACGGGAACCGCGCTTCCACACCCCCGCCTGGGCGCCGCCCGTGCCCCTGCCGGCCGCCGAACCCGCACCGGCGGTCGAGGCCCGACCCGCCGCCGGCGGCGGCGCCAAGCCGGTCCTGCTCGCCGACCGGTTCGTGGTGCGCGAAGCCATCCGCCACGCCAACCGCGGCGGCGTGTACCGCGCCCTGGACCAGCACTCCGGCGCCGACGTGGTGATCAAGCAGGCCCGGCCGCACGTCGCCGCGGTGATGTCCGGCCAGGACTGCCGCGACCTGCTGCGACACGAGGCGGCGATCCTGACCCGGCTGGCCCCGAAGGGCCACACGCCCGCGCTGGTGACCCTGTTCGAGGTCAACGGGCACGTGTTCCTCGCCCAGGAGCTCATCGCGGGCCAACCGCTGCGTGCCTGGGTGGCCGACCGGCTGCCCGCCACCGACGCGCTCGGCCTGCCGTTGACCGACACGCTGCGTCTGGCCGGCGCGATGGTCGACATCATCGCCGCGATCCACGCCGAAGGGCTGGTCGTGCGCGACTTCACCCCCAACAACCTGATCGTCACCGACGACGGCGACCTGCGACTGGTGGACCTTGAGCTGGCGTGCGAGCCGGGCACGCTCACCGTACGGGCCAGCACGCCGGGATACGGTGCCCCCGAGCAGAGTCACGGCTCCAGGATCGCCCTCGCCCCCACGCAGGCCGCCGACCGGTACGGGCTGGGCAGCACCCTGGTGTTCCTGGCCACCGGCGTCGATCCGGCTGTCCCCAACGGTGACGACGACGCCGGGCGGCACCGTGCCCTGCTCGAGCGACTCGCCGCGGACCACCCCACCCTGCAGGCGCTGCTTCCCCTGGTCCTGGCGCTCGTCGACCCGGACCCCGCCGGGCGCTGGGAACTGGACCAGGTCCGCGCGTTCCTCGCCGCGGCGCGGCCAGCCGGCCACACGATGCCCGGCCCACCTCCAACCTGCGTGGACCGCGACCGGATGCTCGCCGACGGCCTCGAGCACCTGATGCAGACCATGGCACCCGTAAACGCGCCACGGCTGTGGCGCAGCGGAGCGTTCGGCGAGCGGACCGACCCGTGCAACGTCCAGCATGGTGCGGCAGGGGTGCTGGCCGTGCTGGCCCGAGCCGCGCACGCACACGACAACGGGCGGCTGCGCGACACCCTGCGCGACGCGGCCGCGTGGACCGTACGCCGCGTCGGCTACGAGCCGCAGATCCTGCCCGGCCTGTACTTCGGCAGAGCCGGCACGGCATGGGCCCTGCACGAGGCGGCGGTCGCGCTCGACGACGAACGCCTGGCCGAGACCGCCCGCCGGATTGCGTGCCAACTGCCACTGCGCTGGCCGAATCCGGATGTGTGCCACGGCGCCGCGGGGGCCGGCATGACCCAGCTGTACTTCCTGCAGGCCACCGGACAGGAGCGGTTCGCCGACCGGGTACGCGAGTGCGCCGACGGCCTCGTCGCCGCGGCACAGCGCGACCCGGACGACGGGGTCCGCTGGCCGATACCGGCCACCTTCGCCTCCGAACTCGCCGGCCTCAGCCACTACGGGTTCGCCCACGGCGTCGCAGGCGTCGGCAACTTCCTGCTCGATGCGGGCGTCACCCTGGGCGACGACCGGTACGTGGCGGTGGCCCGCGCGGCCGGTGACACCCTCGCCGCGGCCGCCGACAGCGCCGACGGCGCAACCTGGTGGCCCAGTGGCGAGGAGACCGCGGACGGGCCACCGGCGCGGCTGGTCAACTGGTGCAGCGGCGCTTCCGGAGTGGGCACCTTCCTCGTCCGGCTCTGGCTGGCCACCGGCGAGCAGCACATCCGCGAGCTCGCCGAGACCGCCGCCATGGCGGTGCACCGCAGCCGCTGGCACGGTCCCCCCGTGGCCTGCCACGGCGTCGCCGGCAACGCCGAGTTCCTGCTGGACCTGGCAGCGGCGACCGGCGCGTCCGGCTACCGGAGCTGGGCCGAGGACCTCGTCGCGGCGGCGTACGCGCGCCAGACCGTCCGCGGCGGCCGGATCGTCGTACCGGACGAGTCGATGAGCGAGGTGACCGCCGACTACGGCACCGGTCTGGCCGGAATGCTCGCCCTGCTGCTGCGTCTGCGCCACGGCGGCACACGCCTGTGGATGCCCGACCGGCTCGCGGTGACGACCGAGGCGGTGACCGGATGAGCGTCACCGTCGTGCCCGACGCGGCGGCGCGCACCGACGCCGCCGTCACCCGGGTCAGCTTCCGCTTCGACACCACCGGCACGTACGCCGCCTGCCTGGCCTCGGACGGACGTCACGGCCTGTACGTGGAGGCGTGGTCCCTCGCCGGCGAGCGAGTAAGCCACCTGCGGCTGTCCACTCCCGGCAGCGAGACGGCCCGCACCCAGCCGGTGCCCACCGCCGATGGCCGGGTCGTCGTGTGCCGCAACGGCACGGGCCTGCACCGGGTGTCCCTGCTCGACCACGCCGGCGAGGAGATTGCGCTGGGCAGCGTGGCCGGGCCGGGCCTGCGCCTCATACCGTGCCCGCCGGCGGCGGGCTGGGCACTGGGCGTCAGTGTCGGCGCCGACGGCGCCACCACCCTGCGGCGCGTGGACCAGGCCGGGATGACGACCGTGGCAACCCTTCCCGGGGTGTTCGCCGGGGGTAGTTGGCTCGACGAGCAGGGACGCAGCCTGGCCGGCACTCTGCTGCGCGGCAGGTCCGCCACGCCGGTGCGAATCGACCTCGCCGAGGGCCGGTGGACGCCGCTGCCCGGCGTCGAGCCGGCCGGCGCCACGCACCTGCTGCTCACCGGTCCACGGACCGGGCTGATGCTGGCCGCCCACACCGGGGGCTCACCGACGCTGTTGTGGAGTCCCGGCGGCGGCGCCGAACTGCGTCCGGCGCGCGGACTGCCCGACGGCGGCCGCCTGCTGCCGCTGACCGTCGACCCCGATGGCCAGCGGGTGGCAGTTCGGATCAGCGCGGGTGCCGCGTCACGCCTGGCGACGTACGACCCGGCGGCCGGCGTCGTCGAGCACCTGCAAACCCCGGCGGGCACGCTCCAGCCGGTGGCCGGGTGGAACCACGCAGGCCTGCACGTGCCCCTCTCCCGCCCGCACGCGCCCGTGGGCATCCTCACCGTGACCGCGCGCGGATGCCGCGTCACCGGCAGCGCCCCGGCCCCCCATCCAGATGGCTGGGTACCGGCCCACCTCGAGCACCTGCCCGGCGCCGCCGGGCCGGTGGAGGCAATCGTGTACGGCGACTGGCGGACCGCTGCGCGGCTCGTCGTGGCCCTGCACGGCGGACCCGAGGCGGCCTGGTCGTTCGAGTTCGACCCGCTGCTGCAGCAACTGGCCGACGCCGGCATGGCCGTCGTCGCGCCCAACCAGCGAGGCAGCACCGGCTACGGCGCCGCGCACCGCGACGCGCTGTTGCGGGCCTGGGGCGGCCCGGACCTGGCCGACGTGGCCGCCATCAGCGAGTACCTCGCCGCCGGGCGCGGCCCGGCCGCGCCGCGGCCCGCCCTCTACGGCATCAGCTACGGCGCCTACCTCGCGTTGCTGGCCTCGGCCACGCAGCCGGACCGGTGGTCACGCTGCGCCGTCGTGGCCCCGTTCCTGTCCGGCGCCAGGCTGCACGCGAGCGCGTCGCCGGCCGTCCAGCGCCTGCTCGATCGCCTCGGCGGCTGCGTCGACATCGACGACCCACTCGGGCCGCGCGACGTGTGGCGCCTCGCCCCTCGGCTGCGTGCGCCGCTGCTGGTCGTCCACGGCGACGCCGACGACGTCGTCCCCGTGACCCAGTCGCAGCAGCTCGTCCGCCGACTCACCACCCTCGGACATCCCGTCGAGTACCGCGAGGTGGCCGGCGGCGGCCACGACCCGCTCGCCGGACCCGGCGGCGACGACCTCGCCGCGCGGATCAGCGCCTTCCTCCGCGCGGAGCCTCACCAACCCGACGAGAGGAGGTGAGAAGTGGAACTCGACCTCGACGCCCTGCAGTTGCTGCCCGAGCAGGAACCGAGCGGCCTGCAGCCGTGCAGTCGCACCTGTGCGTTCACCTGCTGGTGGACCGACGGCTGCGGCGTGACGCTCTGACCGCCGCCCGTGCCCGATTCGACCGCGAAGGGAGGTGAACGACATGGAACTCGACCTCGACGCCCTGCAGTTGCTGCCCGAGCAGCGCGCGGAGAGCCTCGGCGTGTGCACCGAAACCTGCTGGTGGACCTGCACGTGGACCTCTCCCAACTGATCCGACCTGACCGTCACCCAACCCGAAAGGAACCCCTCGTGGAACTCGACCTCGATGCCCTGCAGCTGCTGCCGGAGACCGAGCCGGTCGCCCTGAGCAGGTGCCAGGTGACCTGCCAGGACACCCCGACCTGCTGGATCACCTGCTTCATCACCACCGACTGACGGCAGCCGGCCGCTGGGGTGGGACAGCGGTCCCATCCCACCGGCCGGCCCCGCCGCGCCCCGTACGGACTTCGAGGAAGGCGTACCGCCGCATGGCCCACCCGCTCACACCCGCCGCATCGCCGTACCGCATGACGGTCGGCGCCGCACCCGGATGGCTGGCCGTGTCCGTGGTAGCCGCCATCGCCGGCGCACTGACCGCGACCGCACTGCCCGGCGCCCTCGCCCGGGTGGTCGACACGACCCTCGCCGGCGATCCCGACCACAAGGCGCTGGGGTGGCTGCTCGCTCTGGTCCTGTCAGACGCGGCCGCCGCCCTGCTCGGCACCGTCGCGGCCGCCACCGCCGGGGCCGCCGCGACCGTCGCCGTGCGACGCCGGCTGATCGACCATCTGCTGACCCTCGGGCTGGCCGGCCCGCGCGCACACCCCGCCGGTGACATCGCCACCCGCGTCACCAGCGGCGTGCCGCCGGTGACCGGCGCGCTGGCCACGGCGGTCACCGCGTTCGTCAGCCTCGGCACGGCCGCCGTCGCGGTGGTCCTGCTGGCCCGCCTCGACTGGCGTCTCACGGCCACCCTGCTGCTCACCGTACCCGCCGTGCTCGTACTCATGCGGCTGTTCATGCACCGCGCCGGCGACCTCTTCGCCGCCTACCAGCGGCTGCAGTCCGGCATCGCCGCACGACTGCTCGACGCCCTCGCCGGAGCCCGCAGCATCCGCGCCGGAGGCACCATCGAACGCGACATCGAGCGGGTCCTCACCCCGCTGCCGCAGCTCAGCGACACCGGACACGCGCTGTGGCGCCTGCAGCGCGGAGCCGCGTACGGCGTCGGACTGCTGCTGCCGATCGGCCAACTGGCCGTGCTCACCGTCGCCGGCTTCGGCGTGACGGCCGGGCGGCTCACCCCCGGCGAACTGCTCGCCGCGGGCGGATACACCATGCTCGCCCTGCAGTCCTTCTCCCAGGTGGACACCGTCATCGGCCTGGCACACGCCCGCGCCGCCGCGAACCGCCTACGCGAGCTGCTGAGCCTGCCCGACCCGCTCGGCCAGCCGGGCACCCTGCTGCCGCGCCCGACCGAGGCCGGGCTGACATTCGAGCAGGTGACCGTGGACGGATCCACCGGGCCCGTGCTCGACAAGCTCGATCTCACGGTGCCCGCCGGGATGTCGGTCGCGGTCGTGGGCCGTTCGGGGGCCGGCAAGTCGACCCTCGCGCAGCTCGCCGGCCGGCTCGCCGAACCCGACGCGGGACGGGTCCTGCTCGCCGGCGTCGACCTGCGCCAACTGGACCCGGCAGCCCTTCGCCGCAGTGTGGCGTACGCCTTCGAACGGCCGGCACTGCTCGGCGGCACGGTGGGCGGACTGCTGCGCCTCGGACGCCCCGAAGCCACCACGGCCGAGATCGAGGCCGCGGCCCGTGCCGCGCAGGCCCACCGCTTCATCGTCCGGTTGCCCGCCGGCTACGACACCGCGCTGTCGGCCGTACGGCTCTCCGGCGGGGAGTACCAGCGACTCGGCCTCGCCCGGGCACTGCTGCACGCCTGCCCGCTGACCGTACTCGACGACGCCACGTCCAGCCTCGACACCGCCACCGAGGTCGAGGTGGGGCGCGCGCTGACCCGCCTGCTGTTCGGCCGGACCAGCCTCGTGGTGGCGCACCGGGCCAGCACGGCGGCCCGGGCGGATTTCGTCGCCTGGCTCCACGCCGGCCAGGTCCGGGCGCTCGCCCCGCACGCCGAGTTGTGGACCGATCCGCAGTACCGGGCCCTGTTCCAGGCCGGATCACCCACGGAGGACGCATGAGACCCGACACGGGCGGAGAACTTCTGCGCACGGCCCTGCGCGATAGCCGGCCGGCGCTGTGGCGCATCGCCGGCTGGTCCATGGTGGAGGCGTTGCCGGCGCTGCTCTACGGCGTACTGGTCGCCGCGGCACTCGACCACGGGTTCCTGGCCGGCCGGCCGGCGACCGGCGTCGCCTACCTGGCGCTGCTTGCCGCCGCCATGATCGCCCGTGCGGCAGCGACCCGGGCGATGTTCCCGTGGTTCGCCGCCATCGTCGAGCCCCTGCGCGACCGGCTGGTCCGGGTCGTGGTCACCGGTTCGCTGGGCCGTGCCGTGTGGCACGGCGAACCCGCGGACCCGTCGGCCGTGGCCGGGCTCACCCAACACGTCGAAACCGTACGGAACCTGATCTCCGCGCTGCTGCGTACCTCCCGGCAGCTGGCCGTCTCCCTGATCGTCACGGTGGTGGGGCTGGCTGCGCTCGCGCCCCGCGCCCTCGTCCTGGTCCTGCCGCCGCTGGCGGCGGCACTGGCGCTGTTCCGGCGGCAGCTGCGAACCCTCGCCGCGCGGCAGCGCGCGGTGGTGCGGGCCGACGAGGCCCTGGCGCGCGGGACGGCGGAGGTGTTCGGCGGCATCCGCGACGTCGTGGCCTGCGGCGCCCAACGCACCGCAGCGGCCGACCTGACCCACGTCGTGGAGGAGCACGGTCGTGCCAGCCGTACCCTCGCCATCGCCGGCGGCATCCGCATCCTCGTGGTGTTGCTGGGCGCGCAGCTGCCGATGGTCGGCGTGATCGTCGCCGCTCCGTGGCTGACCGGTGCGGGCGGCCTGAGCGCCGGTCAGGTTGTCGGGGTGCTGACCTACCTGGCCTCCAGCCTCGAACCCGCCCTGCGCTCCCTGGTCACGGTCGTGGGCACCTGGGGTCTACAGCTGGCGGTCACCCTCGGTCGCCTCGCCGCGCAGCAGTCGACGCCGCCTGCCCGTACAGGGCGCCTGCCGGTGCCGGCCGAAGCCGCCCTGGAGGCGGACGCGGTGACCTTCGCGTACGGGACCACGGAGCCGGTCGTGCAGGACCTGTCCCTGACGCTGCGCCGGGGTGACCACCTCGCCGTGGTCGGCCCTAGCGGCATCGGCAAGTCCACGGTGGCCGCGATGCTGGCCGGGGTGGCCGCACCGCAGCAGGGTCGGATCACGGTGGGCGGCGTGTGTCTGGACGACCTCGACGAGGCGGCGCTGCGTGCCCACGTGAGCCTGGTGCCGCAGGAGGCGTACGTCTTCCGGGCGACGCTGCGGGAGAACTTCACTGCGCTGCGTCCGGACGCCGGCGACGATGTTCTCGACGAGGCGGTCGACGCCCTGGGCATGCGAGCCCTGGTCGACCGGCTGGGCGGCTACCACGCCGAGCTGACCGATCCGGACGTGCTTTCCGCCGGGGAGCGGCAACTCGTGGCCGCGGCCCGGGTGTACGTTCACGGCGCCCCCGTCGTGATCCTGGACGAGGCCACCTGCCACCTCGACCCGCCTGCCGAGGCCCGCGTCGAGGAGGCGTTCGCCGCTCGCGGCGGGACACTCGTCGTCATCGCACATCGCATCAGCTCCGCCCTGCGCGCCGACCGGATCCTGCTCCTCGACGGTGGCCGGCCAGTGCTCGGTGGGCACGCCGAGTTGCTGCACTCGGCACCCAGCTACGCCGACCTGGTCGGTCACTGGATGGATGTACGGCCCCGCACGCCGGACCGGTCTCAGCCCTTGCGGCCCCGGATGGCCACCCCGGCCACGAAGTAGCGCTGGCGAGGGATGCGCCGGGCACCCTGGCCCGCCGGGTGCGGCCGCCGGCCAGAGACCCGCTACTTCACCTTGCGTGTCGAGCGGGCCACGATCGCGTCGTACTCGGGGTGCTTGCCCAGCCATTCGCCGAGGAACGGGCAGATCGGCACCACCGTCCGCTTCCTGGCCCGAGCGTCGTCCAACTCTGTCCGGGCAGGGCCCGTTCGTCAGCTTGCGCTTCGACGTCGGGGCCTCAGCGAGTCCTTCGCGGATCTTCACCTGTGGCTGGCCGGGTTCCTGCCCGGTCTCTGCCTGCTCGCGGCGGATGACGGTAGACGCTCGATCCAGTCGAACTCACGATCGGCAGGTGCTGCGCCTGTCGCGTCGGCTTCCCGACAGATGCCTTCGGGGAGTCCTGTTCGCGTAAGGGGTGCACTACGATACCGTCCCTAACCCCCTCGATCTCTGCGGTGAGCATGAACAAGACGGAGCGCGAAGAGGTTCGTCGTCTTGCGGCGGACTTCAGCCAGTGGTGCCACCGTGGCGAGGACGTGCAGAACTGGCACCATACGGTCCAGGAGGCAGCCGACCGCGATGAAGAGAGCCTGCGGTCACGAAGCGTCATGGTTGGTCGGGCCGGCCAAGCCGCCTGGCGCGTACTCACCCTCCGGAGAAGTGACGCCGACGTCCTCAGGCGCCTCTGGGAGCGCGCCACCCTCCCCGCTCTGACCGCTGCCGACCGTACGCTGCTGCACCTGCTCACTGTGGACGGGCCCCGCGCCGTCACCGAGGTCGCACCGATGCTCGGGGTGCGCCGCTTCTTCACCGGGTCGGCGAAGAAGCAATCGGCAGACATGGCCGGCGAGTTCCTGCGCCGTCACCATGCGGCGTTCCTCCGGAGCGACGGACCTGGTCGACTGGAACGGCTCGGCGCCTTCACCGCGCCCGTAGATCCTCGACGGCTCGGGTTCCAGTCGCTGCTCGACCCCGCACTTCGCTTCGACCTCGTCTCCGGGCAGACCGCCCCGGCACCCGAGATCCTGGACCGGCCGGTCATCGATGGGCTGCCGGAAGCGCTGGACGCCATCGCGAACGTCGTCGCAGGCGAAGCTTCGTACAGGTCGGCGGCCCGCGACGCCGGTGAGAAGGTGAGACGCGCCGACGTCCAACGGATCCTGCACGAGATGCCGGTGGACGCGTTGAAGAGTGCTACCCGCGATCGCCTCCGGCTGGGGCCACTCTACGCAGAGGGGATCAAGACGGTGCAGGAAGTCCTGGACTGCGGCTGGTCCCTCCAAGCGCTGCCGGGGGTCGGCGAAACCTCAGCTCGGCGCATGCTCGGCGCAGCACAGACCCTCAGGCAGACGACCTACGACGAGATGCCAGTGCGCATCGACGTCAACCATCGTCACCCCGAAACCACCCAGCTGCTGCGCTGCCTCGCCGAATGGGACTCGTGCCGGCAGACCCGAGGTGCGGCAGCGGACCTCGAGCGCGCATCGGAACTCGCACCGCTGCGAGCAGCAATCGACAGCGGGACCACTCACCTGCTCGTGATTCCGGCCAGGCAACTCGCCGTCGCTGGACTCACCGAGAGCATCCAGATCGTCAAACGGCGAGCCGAACTGCTGGGCATGTCGTCCGCATCGGGCCGGAGGAACGTCGGCGCGGACCCGTGGGACGACTTCCTCGCCCGACCCGCCGACTACTTCGCCATGCTCGCCGAGCTGGGGTTCGCCACCGAGGACGAGAACGCGTCGCACGGCGACCTCCCCGAAGAGATCATTCAGGCGGTACGCGACCAGGCGCTCAACGGCGAGCACCTGACGGCGTCGCTGCGCGGCTACCAGAGCTTCGGAGCCCGCTTCGCCCTCGTGCAGCGCAAGGTCATCATCGGGGACGAGATGGGCCTCGGCAAGACCGTCGAGGCGATCGCGGTCCTCGCGCACCTGCGCAGCAGAGGCAAGACCCACTTCCTGGTGGTATGTCCGGCAGCAGTGGTGACCAACTGGATCCGCGAGGTCGCCGCCAAGTCGAAGCTGCGAGCATGCCGAGTCCATGGAACGGAACGCGCACGTGCAGCCCGAGCGTGGATGCGCGATGGCGGGGTTGCCATCACCACGTACGAGACGCTGGCGTGGTGGGAACCCGCGCTGCGGGACCTGCGCGACCTGGCCTGTGTCGTCGTCGACGAGGCCCACTACATCAAGAACCCTCAAGCGCAGCGGACGATCCGGACCAAGCGACTCGTCGCCAGATCGGAACGTGCGATCCTGCTCACCGGCACGCCGTTGGAGAACAAGGTCGACGAGTTCCGCAACTTGGCCTCCTACGTACGCCCGGACCTGACCGTGGACGCCGGCGACTTGTCGCCGCGGACGTTCCGCCGGCAGATCGCGCCGGCGTACCTGCGCCGAAACCAGGAGGACGTGCTGACCGAACTCCCGGAGCTCATCGAGATCGAGGAATGGTTGCCGCTCTCCGGTGCGGACGGCTCGCGGTATCGGGGCGCGGTCGAGCGCGGGAACTTCATGGAGATGCGCCAAGCGGCAATGCTCGAAGGATCCCAGTCGACCAAGATGCAGCGCCTGATCGAGATCGTCCGCGAAGCGGAAGAGAACGAACGCCGGGTCATTGTGTTCTCCCACTTCAGGGATGTTCTCTCCCTCGTGGCCAGGTCGTTGCCTGGGCCGGTGTTCGGGCCACTCACGGGCTCCGTGCCAGCCGGCCAACGTCAGCAGATGGTGGACCAGTTCTCGTCCGCCAGGCACGGAGCCGTGCTCGTGGCCCAGATCGTGGCCGGCGGCGTCGGACTCAACATCCAGTCCGCGTCCGTCGTCGTCATCTGTGAACCGCAGCTCAAGCCGACGACCGAGGCGCAGGCCATCGCCCGCGCGCACCGCATGGGACAGGTGCAGTCAGTGCAGGTCCACCGGCTGCTGTCCGAGGACGGCGTCGACCAGCGAATCACCGAACTGCTGGCGCGGAAGAAGCGGATCTTCGACGAGTTCGCCCGGGTCAGCGACATGGCCGACTCGAGCCCGGAGGCCGTGGATCTGTCCGAGGCGGAGCTCGTCCGAGAGGTCCTGGCTGCCGAGCGCCAGCGCCTCTTCGAGGATGCATCTGCCAAGACCGTCGGAGTTGAGTGACGGAACGGTCGCCGGCAGCTCGCGTGCTTCCGGTAGATGCCTCACGTCGCT encodes:
- a CDS encoding ABC transporter ATP-binding protein encodes the protein MSVVAAIAGALTATALPGALARVVDTTLAGDPDHKALGWLLALVLSDAAAALLGTVAAATAGAAATVAVRRRLIDHLLTLGLAGPRAHPAGDIATRVTSGVPPVTGALATAVTAFVSLGTAAVAVVLLARLDWRLTATLLLTVPAVLVLMRLFMHRAGDLFAAYQRLQSGIAARLLDALAGARSIRAGGTIERDIERVLTPLPQLSDTGHALWRLQRGAAYGVGLLLPIGQLAVLTVAGFGVTAGRLTPGELLAAGGYTMLALQSFSQVDTVIGLAHARAAANRLRELLSLPDPLGQPGTLLPRPTEAGLTFEQVTVDGSTGPVLDKLDLTVPAGMSVAVVGRSGAGKSTLAQLAGRLAEPDAGRVLLAGVDLRQLDPAALRRSVAYAFERPALLGGTVGGLLRLGRPEATTAEIEAAARAAQAHRFIVRLPAGYDTALSAVRLSGGEYQRLGLARALLHACPLTVLDDATSSLDTATEVEVGRALTRLLFGRTSLVVAHRASTAARADFVAWLHAGQVRALAPHAELWTDPQYRALFQAGSPTEDA
- a CDS encoding N-acetyltransferase, whose translation is MDDARARKRTVVPICPFLGEWLGKHPEYDAIVARSTRKVK
- a CDS encoding ABC transporter ATP-binding protein; amino-acid sequence: MRPDTGGELLRTALRDSRPALWRIAGWSMVEALPALLYGVLVAAALDHGFLAGRPATGVAYLALLAAAMIARAAATRAMFPWFAAIVEPLRDRLVRVVVTGSLGRAVWHGEPADPSAVAGLTQHVETVRNLISALLRTSRQLAVSLIVTVVGLAALAPRALVLVLPPLAAALALFRRQLRTLAARQRAVVRADEALARGTAEVFGGIRDVVACGAQRTAAADLTHVVEEHGRASRTLAIAGGIRILVVLLGAQLPMVGVIVAAPWLTGAGGLSAGQVVGVLTYLASSLEPALRSLVTVVGTWGLQLAVTLGRLAAQQSTPPARTGRLPVPAEAALEADAVTFAYGTTEPVVQDLSLTLRRGDHLAVVGPSGIGKSTVAAMLAGVAAPQQGRITVGGVCLDDLDEAALRAHVSLVPQEAYVFRATLRENFTALRPDAGDDVLDEAVDALGMRALVDRLGGYHAELTDPDVLSAGERQLVAAARVYVHGAPVVILDEATCHLDPPAEARVEEAFAARGGTLVVIAHRISSALRADRILLLDGGRPVLGGHAELLHSAPSYADLVGHWMDVRPRTPDRSQPLRPRMATPATK
- a CDS encoding ALQxL family class IV lanthipeptide is translated as MELDLDALQLLPEQEPSGLQPCSRTCAFTCWWTDGCGVTL
- a CDS encoding DEAD/DEAH box helicase, which translates into the protein MNKTEREEVRRLAADFSQWCHRGEDVQNWHHTVQEAADRDEESLRSRSVMVGRAGQAAWRVLTLRRSDADVLRRLWERATLPALTAADRTLLHLLTVDGPRAVTEVAPMLGVRRFFTGSAKKQSADMAGEFLRRHHAAFLRSDGPGRLERLGAFTAPVDPRRLGFQSLLDPALRFDLVSGQTAPAPEILDRPVIDGLPEALDAIANVVAGEASYRSAARDAGEKVRRADVQRILHEMPVDALKSATRDRLRLGPLYAEGIKTVQEVLDCGWSLQALPGVGETSARRMLGAAQTLRQTTYDEMPVRIDVNHRHPETTQLLRCLAEWDSCRQTRGAAADLERASELAPLRAAIDSGTTHLLVIPARQLAVAGLTESIQIVKRRAELLGMSSASGRRNVGADPWDDFLARPADYFAMLAELGFATEDENASHGDLPEEIIQAVRDQALNGEHLTASLRGYQSFGARFALVQRKVIIGDEMGLGKTVEAIAVLAHLRSRGKTHFLVVCPAAVVTNWIREVAAKSKLRACRVHGTERARAARAWMRDGGVAITTYETLAWWEPALRDLRDLACVVVDEAHYIKNPQAQRTIRTKRLVARSERAILLTGTPLENKVDEFRNLASYVRPDLTVDAGDLSPRTFRRQIAPAYLRRNQEDVLTELPELIEIEEWLPLSGADGSRYRGAVERGNFMEMRQAAMLEGSQSTKMQRLIEIVREAEENERRVIVFSHFRDVLSLVARSLPGPVFGPLTGSVPAGQRQQMVDQFSSARHGAVLVAQIVAGGVGLNIQSASVVVICEPQLKPTTEAQAIARAHRMGQVQSVQVHRLLSEDGVDQRITELLARKKRIFDEFARVSDMADSSPEAVDLSEAELVREVLAAERQRLFEDASAKTVGVE
- the lanL gene encoding class IV lanthionine synthetase LanL, whose translation is MSRVADRGAVERSDSDQHLLVDQITALIDREAGTWRVEQGDFWCYVTPKGALRRPQGWKLHVSATPLAAPLVLARAAELLVRAGCAFKFAATLERVELLVSARYDRGGAGKFITVYPADDAEFAALAAALHEATLGLPGPQILSDRPYRSGSLVHYRYGGMSAAAVLSNDGTYEGMLTAPDGSQVKDQREPRFHTPAWAPPVPLPAAEPAPAVEARPAAGGGAKPVLLADRFVVREAIRHANRGGVYRALDQHSGADVVIKQARPHVAAVMSGQDCRDLLRHEAAILTRLAPKGHTPALVTLFEVNGHVFLAQELIAGQPLRAWVADRLPATDALGLPLTDTLRLAGAMVDIIAAIHAEGLVVRDFTPNNLIVTDDGDLRLVDLELACEPGTLTVRASTPGYGAPEQSHGSRIALAPTQAADRYGLGSTLVFLATGVDPAVPNGDDDAGRHRALLERLAADHPTLQALLPLVLALVDPDPAGRWELDQVRAFLAAARPAGHTMPGPPPTCVDRDRMLADGLEHLMQTMAPVNAPRLWRSGAFGERTDPCNVQHGAAGVLAVLARAAHAHDNGRLRDTLRDAAAWTVRRVGYEPQILPGLYFGRAGTAWALHEAAVALDDERLAETARRIACQLPLRWPNPDVCHGAAGAGMTQLYFLQATGQERFADRVRECADGLVAAAQRDPDDGVRWPIPATFASELAGLSHYGFAHGVAGVGNFLLDAGVTLGDDRYVAVARAAGDTLAAAADSADGATWWPSGEETADGPPARLVNWCSGASGVGTFLVRLWLATGEQHIRELAETAAMAVHRSRWHGPPVACHGVAGNAEFLLDLAAATGASGYRSWAEDLVAAAYARQTVRGGRIVVPDESMSEVTADYGTGLAGMLALLLRLRHGGTRLWMPDRLAVTTEAVTG
- a CDS encoding alpha/beta hydrolase family protein, translated to MSVTVVPDAAARTDAAVTRVSFRFDTTGTYAACLASDGRHGLYVEAWSLAGERVSHLRLSTPGSETARTQPVPTADGRVVVCRNGTGLHRVSLLDHAGEEIALGSVAGPGLRLIPCPPAAGWALGVSVGADGATTLRRVDQAGMTTVATLPGVFAGGSWLDEQGRSLAGTLLRGRSATPVRIDLAEGRWTPLPGVEPAGATHLLLTGPRTGLMLAAHTGGSPTLLWSPGGGAELRPARGLPDGGRLLPLTVDPDGQRVAVRISAGAASRLATYDPAAGVVEHLQTPAGTLQPVAGWNHAGLHVPLSRPHAPVGILTVTARGCRVTGSAPAPHPDGWVPAHLEHLPGAAGPVEAIVYGDWRTAARLVVALHGGPEAAWSFEFDPLLQQLADAGMAVVAPNQRGSTGYGAAHRDALLRAWGGPDLADVAAISEYLAAGRGPAAPRPALYGISYGAYLALLASATQPDRWSRCAVVAPFLSGARLHASASPAVQRLLDRLGGCVDIDDPLGPRDVWRLAPRLRAPLLVVHGDADDVVPVTQSQQLVRRLTTLGHPVEYREVAGGGHDPLAGPGGDDLAARISAFLRAEPHQPDERR
- a CDS encoding ALQxL family class IV lanthipeptide — translated: MELDLDALQLLPEQRAESLGVCTETCWWTCTWTSPN
- a CDS encoding ALQxL family class IV lanthipeptide — encoded protein: MELDLDALQLLPETEPVALSRCQVTCQDTPTCWITCFITTD